A single Lactuca sativa cultivar Salinas chromosome 8, Lsat_Salinas_v11, whole genome shotgun sequence DNA region contains:
- the LOC111887118 gene encoding uncharacterized protein LOC111887118, which yields MAQELADGEFWLPPEFLNDEDILMDFIPGKPNPATPTGVLNKGSYSFGSYGPNSDLSSPVESVMGSTETESDEEDYLNCLSQKFAKTTLQDDFRKADANFNYENNHSKATRVMAGSPQSTLCGCKMSSSRGSPNCPSPPATAALNRNEASWDLLYAAAGEVARMRMVEEAASRYYNQNKNYMAQQAPRRTSSPNLNYQQLQVAQFQQLKQQQMAKQHQYLQLMQQNRTRNDSVNGRPVAPPASAWPTPQQSQQQPQQRPPGSGMRAVFLGNLTTKRESTGTGVFLPRQIGAPTEPLKKRGCSTVLLPDRVVQALNLNLEAMEAESKLQSRCNGGPLASDYDAEMMYRSSVMMAQQRRNTHRQQPASKAEFRLPQEWTY from the exons ATGGCGCAAGAGTTGGCTGACGGTGAGTTTTGGCTACCACCGGAGTTTCTCAACGACGAGGACATACTCATGGACTTCATTCCTGGAAAACCCAACCCTGCAACCCCCACCGGCGTTTTGAACAAGGGCTCTTACAGTTTCGGGTCGTACGGGCCTAACTCGGATCTGAGTTCTCCGGTGGAGTCTGTAATGGGCTCTACTGAGACGGAGAGTGATGAAGAAGATTACCTGAACTGTTTGTCCCAAAAGTTCGCTAAAACTACTCTACAAGATGATTTCCGGAAAGCAGATGCCAATTTCAACTACGAAAACAACCACTCTAAG GCCACTAGGGTTATGGCGGGTTCGCCGCAATCAACACTGTGCGGTTGTAAAATGAGTTCAAGCAGGGGTAGCCCTAATTGTCCTTCACCGCCGGCCACGGCGGCGCTTAACCGCAACGAGGCTTCATGGGATCTTTTGTACGCTGCTGCCGGCGAAGTAGCTCGGATGAGGATGGTTGAAGAAGCTGCTTCCCGTTACTATAACCAAAACAAAAATTACATGGCTCAACAAGCACCTCGAAGAACATCAAGCCCTAACCTCAACTATCAACAACTTCAAGTTGCTCAA TTTCAGCAGTTGAAGCAGCAACAAATGGCGAAGCAACATCAGTATCTGCAATTGATGCAACAGAACAGAACTAGGAATGACTCTGTAAACGGCCGGCCGGTGGCTCCGCCGGCGTCTGCGTGGCCTACGCCTCAACAATCCCAGCAGCAGCCACAGCAACGACCACCTGGGTCGGGTATGCGGGCTGTGTTCCTCGGAAACCTTACCACCAAACGAGAATCCACCGGTACTGGTGTTTTCTTGCCTCGCCAAATTGGAGCTCCAACTGAGCCTCTCAAGAAACGAG GATGTTCGACAGTTCTGCTTCCCGATAGAGTTGTTCAGGCACTGAACTTGAACTTGGAAGCCATGGAAGCCGAGTCTAAGCTTCAGTCTCGTTGCAATGGAGGACCTCTTGCTTCTGACTACG ACGCCGAGATGATGTACCGGAGTAGCGTTATGATGGCCCAACAGCGGAGAAACACCCACCGTCAACAACCGGCATCAAAGGCGGAGTTCCGGCTACCTCAAGAATGGACCTATTGA